Proteins found in one Candidatus Margulisiibacteriota bacterium genomic segment:
- a CDS encoding V-type ATPase 116kDa subunit family protein produces the protein MSLIAMQKVAVIGHLDRREPLLNFLQEAGVMQIAPLPLGQSTTATENFELYLLELKAAIAALDTAAGVKKSFIESFAPYKETISGEFLRQTAKEFNWREVIAGLNRIGNELANLKNLEGKLLADRRLLLPFTKVRVPLDSLRSREQIIILAGSCRAKVLDDLTGAVKKLAAGHLEVVGGDKTIYLFLIATDQEAGAVNALFDEFKLEKISLPSSKLTPADETKQLDGLLKKTAAERNAFNHELAGLIKHKKRLTYVYDYYLQKNGERLAGEQLAHTERTFILTGWLPKKQLPKLKADLEQRDKLIAVREIGPDPKEQPPSLIENPGIFTPFELITKIFGSPSPGDMDPSGPLAFFFILFFALCLSDVGYGLILAGIAVYYQRTLTLSEGGKNLLNLLFWGGIATVFAGVITGSYFAVSLDSLPPSIGGPLKSVQLIDPVKNPLNMLIISLLLGLVQIITGLALGLYWKLKNGEYLNGLFDYGLWIFFLLALVLYGVTTALGRETSLLFSRLAIAGATGLVLTQGRNERGLLKKAVSGILSLYRTTSFLGDTLSYSRLLALMMTTSIIGMVINIIADLTRGSVPILGYIIMAAVLLVGHLFNLVISVLGAFVHSARLQLVEFFGKFYEGGGKAFKPFRRETAYTIISPK, from the coding sequence ATGTCGCTGATCGCGATGCAAAAAGTGGCGGTCATCGGCCACCTTGACCGCCGCGAACCGCTCCTTAATTTTCTCCAGGAAGCCGGGGTCATGCAGATCGCCCCGCTCCCATTGGGCCAGTCGACCACCGCCACAGAAAATTTCGAACTTTACTTATTGGAACTAAAAGCGGCCATTGCCGCGCTGGACACAGCGGCGGGAGTCAAAAAAAGTTTCATCGAAAGTTTCGCTCCGTACAAAGAAACGATCAGCGGCGAATTTCTCCGCCAAACCGCCAAAGAATTCAATTGGCGGGAGGTGATCGCCGGCCTCAATCGGATCGGCAATGAACTGGCCAACCTCAAGAACCTGGAAGGAAAACTTTTGGCCGACCGCCGGCTTCTTCTGCCATTTACCAAGGTCCGGGTGCCGCTCGATTCGCTCCGCAGCCGCGAGCAAATAATTATTTTAGCCGGCAGCTGCCGCGCCAAAGTCCTGGACGATTTGACCGGGGCGGTCAAAAAGCTGGCCGCCGGACACCTGGAAGTTGTCGGCGGCGATAAAACCATTTATCTTTTCCTGATCGCGACCGATCAGGAAGCTGGAGCGGTTAACGCTTTATTCGACGAATTTAAGCTGGAAAAGATCTCTCTCCCCAGTTCTAAATTAACCCCGGCGGACGAGACCAAACAGCTCGACGGCCTGCTTAAAAAAACCGCCGCCGAAAGGAACGCTTTCAACCATGAACTGGCCGGTTTGATCAAACACAAGAAGCGGCTGACCTATGTTTACGACTATTATCTTCAAAAGAACGGCGAACGGCTGGCCGGGGAACAACTGGCCCACACCGAACGGACTTTCATCCTGACCGGCTGGCTGCCGAAAAAACAACTGCCGAAACTCAAAGCCGATCTCGAGCAACGTGACAAACTGATCGCCGTGCGGGAGATCGGACCGGACCCGAAAGAACAGCCCCCCTCGCTGATTGAAAATCCCGGGATCTTCACCCCGTTCGAACTGATCACTAAAATATTCGGCTCCCCCTCCCCCGGCGATATGGACCCGTCCGGGCCGCTCGCCTTTTTCTTTATTTTATTTTTCGCCCTTTGCCTCTCCGATGTCGGCTACGGCCTGATCCTGGCCGGGATCGCCGTCTACTACCAAAGGACCCTGACCTTGAGCGAAGGAGGAAAGAATCTGCTCAACCTTCTCTTCTGGGGCGGGATCGCGACCGTCTTTGCCGGCGTCATCACCGGCAGTTATTTTGCCGTCAGCCTTGATTCCCTCCCGCCGTCGATCGGCGGCCCGCTAAAAAGCGTCCAGCTGATCGACCCGGTCAAGAACCCTTTGAACATGCTGATCATCTCTTTGCTCCTCGGCCTGGTCCAGATCATCACCGGCCTGGCGCTCGGCCTCTACTGGAAGCTAAAAAACGGCGAGTACTTAAACGGGCTCTTCGATTACGGCCTCTGGATCTTTTTCCTGCTCGCCCTGGTCTTGTACGGGGTAACCACCGCCCTCGGCCGGGAAACAAGTCTGTTGTTCAGCCGCCTGGCGATCGCCGGCGCAACGGGGTTGGTCCTGACCCAGGGCCGGAACGAACGCGGTCTCTTGAAAAAAGCAGTCAGCGGGATCTTGAGCCTTTATCGAACAACCAGCTTTCTCGGCGACACCCTCTCCTACTCCCGTCTGCTGGCGCTGATGATGACGACTTCGATCATCGGCATGGTCATTAATATCATCGCCGACCTGACCCGGGGGAGCGTCCCGATCCTCGGTTACATTATAATGGCCGCGGTCTTGCTCGTTGGGCATCTCTTCAACCTGGTCATCTCGGTCCTGGGGGCGTTTGTCCATTCCGCCAGGCTCCAGCTGGTCGAGTTTTTCGGCAAGTTCTACGAAGGGGGCGGCAAAGCGTTTAAGCCCTTTCGTCGCGAAACCGCGTATACTATAATAAGTCCCAAATAA
- a CDS encoding MraY family glycosyltransferase encodes MHIFLPSFLVALIITIICTPIVRKVALKIGAVDRPNARKIHTENIPRIGGVAIYTGFLIAITFGLITAYFTGVHLNPRPIIGLLAGGTIVFLSGLKDDLMGSRPLTKLIWQTVGAAVAIYFGVEISFFSNPFNGIIPLGFVAIPLTILWLVGMTNAINLIDGLDGLATGVIAISAGTLFFVALRTHQMEAALFIVAIAGAALGFLKYNFFPASIFLGDSGSYFLGFIVAAASIIGVFKTTLVVALIVPLLILGVPIFDTTFAILRRLKEKKNPFAADNKHIHHLLVRAGLTQREAVMSIYIVCFLLSATALIMSLQR; translated from the coding sequence ATGCATATATTTCTACCGAGCTTTCTGGTTGCTCTAATAATAACCATAATTTGCACCCCCATAGTCCGAAAAGTCGCCTTAAAGATAGGCGCCGTCGACCGTCCCAATGCCCGCAAGATCCATACGGAAAATATTCCGCGTATCGGCGGGGTCGCTATTTATACCGGTTTCCTGATAGCGATAACCTTTGGCCTGATCACCGCTTATTTTACCGGCGTCCATCTCAATCCCCGGCCGATCATCGGCCTTTTGGCCGGCGGGACGATCGTTTTCCTGTCCGGTTTGAAGGATGACCTGATGGGGTCCCGTCCTTTAACTAAGCTGATCTGGCAAACCGTCGGAGCGGCGGTCGCGATCTATTTTGGGGTCGAGATCTCCTTCTTTTCCAATCCCTTTAACGGAATCATCCCGCTCGGTTTTGTCGCCATCCCGCTGACCATTCTCTGGCTGGTCGGGATGACCAACGCGATCAACCTGATCGACGGCTTAGACGGCCTGGCGACCGGGGTGATCGCCATTTCGGCCGGGACCCTCTTCTTTGTCGCTTTGCGGACCCACCAAATGGAGGCGGCCCTTTTTATTGTCGCCATTGCCGGCGCGGCGCTCGGTTTTTTAAAATACAACTTTTTTCCCGCTTCGATCTTCTTGGGCGATTCGGGGAGTTATTTTCTCGGTTTTATCGTCGCCGCCGCTTCGATCATCGGGGTTTTTAAGACCACGCTGGTCGTGGCGCTGATCGTCCCGCTCCTGATCCTCGGAGTGCCGATCTTTGACACGACTTTCGCCATTCTCCGCCGGTTAAAGGAGAAGAAAAATCCTTTTGCCGCGGACAATAAACACATCCATCATCTTCTGGTCCGGGCCGGTCTGACCCAGCGTGAAGCGGTCATGTCGATCTATATCGTTTGTTTTTTGTTAAGCGCGACCGCGTTGATCATGTCGTTGCAGAGATAA
- the wecB gene encoding UDP-N-acetylglucosamine 2-epimerase (non-hydrolyzing): protein MNKKKVMFVFGTRPEAIKMAPVIKECGKYQDFLEILVVVTGQHRQMLDQVLRLFEIDPDYDLGIMEANQTLTSIVTKTLKGTEEIILNERPDLILVQGDTSTAFAAGLSAFYYKVPLGHIEAGLRTFDKWQPYPEEINRKLLTSLADLHFPPTKSAMDNLLREQVPREEISLTGNTVIDALLEVAKRDFNLASIGIRLTPGKKIVLVTTHRRENWGAPLRGICTAIKIIAERFHEQVEIVLPVHKNPTVSNVVNEILGKVSNVLLTEPLDYEPFIHLLKASYLVLTDSGGVQEEAPSLGKPVLVMRDKTERPEAVLAGTVKLVGADTDMIVAEASKLLGDEAEYAKMSQAANPYGDGRASSRIIYSILHYFGMADNGPEEFNA, encoded by the coding sequence ATGAACAAGAAAAAAGTAATGTTTGTGTTCGGGACCAGGCCGGAAGCCATTAAAATGGCGCCGGTGATCAAGGAATGCGGCAAATACCAGGATTTTTTAGAGATCCTGGTGGTCGTGACCGGTCAGCATCGCCAGATGCTCGATCAGGTCCTGCGGCTTTTTGAGATCGATCCCGATTACGATCTCGGCATTATGGAAGCCAACCAAACGCTGACCAGTATCGTGACCAAAACCCTGAAGGGGACCGAGGAGATCATCCTCAACGAACGGCCGGACCTGATCCTGGTGCAAGGGGACACCTCAACCGCTTTTGCCGCCGGCTTGTCGGCTTTTTATTACAAAGTGCCGCTGGGGCATATTGAGGCCGGTTTGCGGACTTTCGACAAGTGGCAGCCTTATCCGGAAGAGATCAACCGGAAGCTGTTAACTTCCCTGGCCGATCTTCATTTTCCGCCGACCAAAAGCGCCATGGACAATCTGCTTCGGGAACAGGTTCCCCGCGAAGAGATCTCTTTGACCGGGAACACGGTGATCGATGCCTTGCTGGAAGTGGCCAAGCGGGACTTTAACCTTGCCTCGATCGGGATCCGCTTGACGCCGGGGAAAAAGATCGTCCTGGTCACCACCCACCGCCGGGAAAACTGGGGGGCGCCCCTGCGCGGGATCTGTACCGCGATCAAAATCATCGCCGAACGCTTTCACGAGCAAGTTGAGATCGTTCTGCCGGTCCACAAAAATCCGACCGTTTCCAACGTCGTCAACGAGATTTTAGGCAAGGTTTCCAATGTTTTGTTGACCGAGCCGCTTGATTACGAACCGTTCATTCATCTTCTTAAAGCAAGCTACCTGGTCCTGACCGACTCCGGCGGGGTTCAGGAAGAAGCCCCGTCGCTCGGCAAGCCGGTCCTGGTCATGCGCGATAAGACCGAGCGGCCGGAAGCGGTCCTGGCCGGGACGGTCAAGCTGGTTGGGGCCGATACCGACATGATTGTCGCGGAAGCGAGCAAGCTATTGGGGGATGAGGCGGAGTACGCGAAGATGTCGCAAGCGGCCAACCCGTACGGCGACGGCCGCGCCTCTTCCCGCATTATCTATTCGATCCTCCACTACTTTGGCATGGCCGATAACGGACCGGAGGAATTCAATGCATAA
- the murA gene encoding UDP-N-acetylglucosamine 1-carboxyvinyltransferase — translation MHKLIVRGGRPLEGEVTVSGSKNAALPILAATIMLPGRSVIRNIPNLSDVTTIVRVLRALGLRAEYSQSNPNTVNVWNFQVRHVAPYELVTKMRASFFVIGPILAVKGLAKIPLPGGCAIGSRPVDIHIKGLTALGAEVQLEHGFVIAKTKKLRGGKVYLDFPSVGATETVMMAAALAEGDSIIENAAREPEIEDLANFLNRAGAKIEGAGKEVIKVSGVNSLMPVDYSIIPDRIEAGTLLVAGAITGGKVLVKGSNPEHMEATIVKLREAGVRIDLVPDGILVQAPNGINAIDIKTLPYPGFPTDMQPQFSSLLTLAKGTSVITETVFENRFMHINELKRMGANVRLEGQSAIISGVQKLSGAPVRVSDLRAGAALILAGLAAEGETIIEDRDHHIRRGYDKIALKLTALGAEIKDQ, via the coding sequence ATGCATAAACTGATCGTTCGCGGCGGCCGCCCCTTGGAAGGGGAGGTGACCGTTTCCGGTTCCAAAAACGCCGCCTTGCCGATCCTGGCGGCGACGATCATGCTTCCCGGGCGTTCGGTCATCCGCAATATCCCCAATCTTTCCGACGTTACTACCATCGTCCGCGTTTTGCGGGCGCTGGGCCTTCGGGCCGAATATTCCCAGTCCAATCCCAATACCGTGAACGTTTGGAATTTCCAGGTCCGCCACGTTGCCCCTTACGAGCTGGTGACTAAAATGAGGGCTTCTTTCTTTGTGATCGGACCGATTTTGGCGGTCAAAGGATTGGCCAAGATCCCGCTCCCCGGCGGCTGCGCCATCGGTTCGCGGCCGGTCGACATTCACATCAAAGGCTTGACCGCGCTCGGCGCTGAAGTTCAGCTTGAACACGGCTTTGTCATCGCCAAGACCAAGAAATTGCGCGGCGGCAAAGTTTACCTTGATTTTCCATCGGTCGGCGCGACCGAAACGGTGATGATGGCGGCGGCGCTGGCCGAAGGGGATTCGATCATCGAGAACGCCGCCCGCGAACCGGAGATCGAGGACCTGGCTAATTTTCTGAACCGGGCGGGGGCCAAGATCGAAGGGGCGGGAAAAGAAGTCATTAAGGTCAGCGGCGTCAACTCTTTGATGCCGGTCGATTATTCGATCATTCCCGACCGGATCGAAGCGGGGACCCTGCTCGTTGCCGGCGCAATCACCGGCGGCAAGGTCTTGGTCAAGGGGAGCAATCCCGAGCATATGGAAGCGACGATCGTTAAATTAAGAGAGGCCGGCGTCAGGATTGATCTTGTTCCCGACGGGATCCTGGTCCAAGCTCCCAACGGGATCAACGCGATTGACATCAAAACGCTCCCGTATCCCGGGTTTCCGACCGATATGCAGCCGCAGTTTTCTTCGCTATTGACCCTGGCCAAGGGAACTTCGGTCATTACCGAAACGGTCTTTGAAAACCGTTTTATGCACATCAACGAATTAAAAAGGATGGGGGCGAATGTCCGCCTGGAAGGACAAAGCGCCATTATCAGCGGGGTGCAAAAACTTTCCGGGGCGCCGGTTCGGGTTTCCGACTTGCGGGCGGGGGCCGCTTTGATCCTGGCCGGCTTGGCGGCCGAGGGGGAAACGATCATTGAAGACCGCGATCACCACATCCGGCGCGGGTATGATAAAATTGCCCTGAAATTGACCGCGCTGGGGGCGGAGATCAAGGACCAATGA
- the ybeY gene encoding rRNA maturation RNase YbeY yields the protein MKFGALAKKIIKREGRNGTIDVSVVDDRTIRALNKKFRKKDQPTDVLSFTLNETGFLGDVIISEETTSKNAKRYGVSYEAEFKRLVIHGVLHVLGYDHGKKMRDAEAVYSQL from the coding sequence ATGAAGTTTGGGGCTTTGGCCAAAAAGATCATTAAACGGGAAGGGCGAAATGGGACGATCGATGTTTCCGTGGTTGACGATCGAACGATTCGCGCCTTGAATAAAAAGTTTAGAAAAAAAGACCAGCCGACCGATGTCCTTTCCTTTACGTTGAATGAGACCGGGTTCCTGGGAGATGTTATAATCTCTGAAGAGACGACCAGCAAGAACGCCAAACGGTACGGGGTCAGTTACGAAGCGGAGTTCAAACGTTTGGTCATCCATGGCGTGTTGCACGTCTTAGGTTATGACCACGGAAAGAAGATGAGAGATGCCGAAGCGGTTTATTCGCAGCTTTAA
- a CDS encoding diacylglycerol kinase family protein, with the protein MPKRFIRSFKYAQDGVRYALQSQRNMWIHSVMAFAVLTAAVSLRVSQTEWLFIITMIALVFTLELVNTAIEEVVNMLKPEPHPLAALAKNSSAAAVLVISGGAAIVGLIIFLPKLINL; encoded by the coding sequence ATGCCGAAGCGGTTTATTCGCAGCTTTAAGTACGCCCAGGACGGGGTCCGCTACGCGCTGCAATCGCAGCGCAACATGTGGATCCATTCGGTCATGGCCTTTGCCGTGCTGACGGCGGCGGTCTCGCTCCGGGTCAGCCAGACCGAGTGGTTGTTCATTATTACCATGATCGCCTTGGTCTTTACCCTTGAGCTGGTCAATACGGCGATCGAAGAAGTGGTGAACATGCTCAAGCCCGAACCGCACCCGCTGGCGGCCCTGGCCAAGAATTCATCGGCCGCGGCGGTCCTGGTCATTTCCGGCGGGGCGGCGATCGTTGGGCTGATAATATTTTTGCCGAAGCTTATAAATTTGTAG
- a CDS encoding hemolysin family protein: MLELLVMILLLMMSAFFSASETAITSLSRLKIKGLLEKKARGAIALSLLKEKPGDFLSTILIGNNLVNTAAAAVATSLTISIFERSGAGEMAYAVGLATGLMTFFLLVFGEITPKTVAIHNAERVALMAAPIIYFLKFLFQPIAFLVNIFCRPLVYLFGGGKMGKGGFLTEEEIEMVLAEGEKEGLIEEEERAMISSIFAFGDTIAREVMTPRPDMIACEVNQTVKEVTKLILDSGHSRIPVYEGSLDNVIGVVYAKDLLKKSRGTIREMLHSPFVIPESKKVAELLHEMQTARTHLAIIADEYGMTSGIVTMEDLVEEIVGEIHDEFEREEKGYEHVDDGAAIIDGKLAIADLNDRLGVEIPKGDYDTVGGFVFSQLGKAPSVGDVVHYENLLISVERVQRRRITRVKIVKFPEKIEEEGVGG, from the coding sequence ATGCTGGAATTACTGGTGATGATCTTACTGCTGATGATGTCGGCCTTCTTTTCCGCTTCGGAAACCGCTATTACCAGCCTGTCCCGCTTGAAAATAAAAGGTTTGCTGGAGAAAAAAGCGCGCGGGGCGATCGCGCTTAGTTTGTTGAAAGAGAAGCCGGGCGATTTTCTCTCCACCATCCTGATCGGCAACAATTTAGTCAACACGGCGGCGGCCGCGGTGGCGACCTCTTTGACCATTAGTATTTTTGAGCGCTCCGGCGCCGGCGAAATGGCTTACGCCGTCGGGCTTGCGACCGGTTTGATGACCTTCTTCCTCCTGGTGTTCGGCGAGATCACCCCAAAAACGGTGGCGATCCATAACGCGGAAAGGGTCGCGCTAATGGCGGCGCCGATAATTTATTTTCTAAAGTTTCTTTTTCAGCCGATCGCTTTTCTAGTCAATATCTTCTGCCGGCCGCTGGTCTATCTTTTTGGCGGCGGCAAGATGGGTAAGGGCGGTTTTCTGACCGAGGAAGAGATCGAAATGGTCCTGGCGGAGGGAGAGAAAGAAGGGTTGATCGAAGAAGAGGAGCGGGCGATGATCAGTTCGATCTTCGCTTTTGGCGACACGATCGCCCGTGAGGTAATGACCCCCAGACCGGACATGATCGCCTGCGAGGTCAATCAGACGGTCAAAGAAGTGACCAAATTGATCCTCGACAGCGGCCACTCCCGAATCCCGGTCTACGAAGGGAGCCTGGACAACGTGATCGGGGTGGTTTACGCCAAAGATCTGTTGAAAAAGAGCCGGGGGACGATCCGCGAAATGCTTCATTCGCCTTTTGTCATTCCGGAATCGAAAAAAGTGGCCGAACTGCTGCACGAAATGCAGACGGCCCGGACCCACCTGGCGATCATTGCCGATGAATACGGGATGACCTCCGGGATCGTGACCATGGAAGACCTGGTCGAAGAGATCGTCGGGGAGATCCACGATGAGTTCGAGCGGGAAGAAAAGGGGTACGAACACGTTGATGATGGGGCGGCGATCATTGACGGGAAACTGGCAATTGCCGACCTGAACGACCGCCTGGGGGTCGAAATACCGAAAGGGGATTACGATACTGTCGGCGGCTTTGTTTTCAGCCAGCTGGGGAAAGCCCCCTCGGTCGGCGACGTCGTTCATTACGAGAATTTGCTGATCAGCGTCGAGCGGGTCCAGCGGCGGCGGATCACCAGAGTAAAGATCGTGAAATTTCCAGAAAAAATTGAAGAAGAAGGGGTAGGCGGATGA